TAATAACTTGTTGTTCCACCTGAAAGAACCTGTGACCCTTGCCAGTGACATTTTGCAAGGAGAGTGGGATAGAGCCGGCCAAACGACCGCGCGGATAGTTGGAAATACTGCCATAGGGTTTGGCATGTGGGATGTAATGGGATCCTCCGATGCTAAAGGTCATAAAGAAGACTTAGGACAAACGCTGGCTGTTTGGGGCGTGCCTGAGGGTCCTTATTTGGTACTGCCAATTCTGGGACCTTCAAATATTCGTGATGGCGTGGCCGAGCTAGCACAATCGTTATACGATCCAGTCGATTTCGTTACAGACACTTACCTCGATTACAATACCAATTTTTATGTGTCTGGCTCACGAACAACGTTTACAGCGATAGATAAGCGTGCACAAGTTCTGGGTAAACTTGCAGAGCTTGAGAAGACTTCTTTAGATTTTTATGCCACAATACGCAGCTTATACAGGCAAAAACGGGCGGACGAAATACGTAATGGAGAATCGGGGGATGCTGTTCCAATACCAGAGATCACACTGGAGTTGGATGAGCCCATGCCTAACGAGCCGATTGCACAAACCAGCAAAAAATAGGCCCGTTAGTTTCTATACCACCGTATGAAACGGATAATCTATCTCAGCGTCACTCTGTTTTTGGCGCAGGCGATCAGTGCAAATTGTTTTGCTGCGTCCCCTAAACTTTTGCCGACCCCCTCTGAGCCAGGTGCTTTTATTGAACATCTCGGACAAAGAGCAATTAAACTACTAGGAGACAAAACCGCTACAGAGCAACAGCAAAAAAGTGGTTTCAGAGCATTACTTCGGGAAGGGTTTGCAACGAGAGCTATTGGGTTTTTTGTGATTGGGAAGTATAGACGCTCAAGCAACCAGTCCGACATCGACGAATTCGTCGCTACGTTCGAAAATTATATTGTCGAATTGTATTCATCTCAGTTTCGTAATTATTCTGGGCAAACCTTTCGAGTGGCCAGAGTACAAGCAACCAGTCGGCCTTCAGACTTTATCGTTACAACAAATATCCTTCGGGCCAACGGTGATTTAATCTTCAAAGTAGCTTTTCAAGTCCGCCAGCGCAGAGGGAAGCCAAATAAGATAGTTGACGTCAAAATCAAGGGCGTAAGCATGATTTTAGCCCAACGCGATGAGTTTACGGCGTTTATCTCACGTAATGATGGCAAATTGAGAGCGCTTGTAGAGGTGCTCAAAGAACGCATCGGAAGCCTTAAAATAAAAAGACAGAAAACTGATAAATCTTCTGCTGAACCAACGAATGGTCGCCCACCACCGGAGGGTGATGGAGATTTTTAAACCCTGAAAATACAACAACCTTTGCCCTTAGTGCTCTTTTTAGTTTAGCGGGTCAGCGGCCTATACTTAATTCTGTGTGGCTGATCGGCGTCAGCTCCTAATCTTTTGCGTCGGTCGGCCTCATAGTCCTGATAATTACCCTCAAACCACGTCACCTGACTATTTCCTTCGAAAGCGAGTATATGAGTGGAAATTCGGTCGAGGAACCAACGGTCGTGACTGATGACAAGCGCAGAACCAGCATAATTTTGGATGGCTTCCTCGAGTGCACGCAAAGTATCGACGTCTAAATCATTAGTCGGCTCATCAAGTAACAAAAAATTAGCGCCCGATCTTAGCATCTTTGCAAGGTGGACCCGATTGCGTTCACCCCCGGAGAGTTGCCCCACCTTTTTCTGCTGATCTTGTCCCTTGAAATTAAAAGCCCCGACATAGGCTCGGCTTTGCATTTTCTTTTTGCCTAAGTCAATCTCAGCTTCTCCTTGCGCTATTTCTTCCCACACGTTTTTATCGTTGTCGAGAGAATCGCGGCTTTGATCAACGTAACCTAGCTCTACCGTCTCACCCAATCGGATATCACCGGAATCAGGCTTCTCCTCCCCGGTAATCATGCGCACTAGAGTTGATTTACCAGCACCATTTGAACCTATTACACCCATTACTCCTCCTGCCGGCAACCTAAAGTGAAGCTTCTCCATCAACAAGTGCTCACCGAATCCTTTGCAAAGGTCATTAGCCTCTATAACAAAGTCACCAAGCCGAGGGCCGGATGGAATTATTATTTGTGCTGAGCCTACTTCACGTTCCTCACTCTCAGCCAGTAGCTTTTCATAAGCCGTTATGCGGGCCTGTGATTTCGCCTGACGCGCCCGCGGGCTAGCATTGATCCACTCCCGTTCACGAGAAATTGTGCGTGCCCTTGAAGCCTCAGACCGCTCCTCTTGTTCAAGGCGTTTTTGTTTCTGTTCTATCCAAGCGGAGTAATTTCCTTCATAGGGGAATCCACGACCGCGATCAATTTCAAGGATCCAACCAGTGACATTATCCAAAAAATAGCGGTCGTGGGTAACCATAATCACCGTGCCCTCATATTCACGAAGGTGCCGTTCCAGCCACGCTACCGATTCTGCATCAAGATGATTTGTTGGCTCATCTAACAACAGGAGATCTGGCTTTTGTAGCAGTAATCTGCAAAGAGCAACTCGACGGCGCTCACCGCCTGAAAGGGTGGTCACATCAATACCACCTGTAGGACAGCGAAGCGCATCCATTGCAATTTCTATTTTACGGTCAAGATCCCACGCATCTGCCACATCTATTTTTTCCTGTAATTCAGCCTGTTCTTCAATGAGCGTGTTCATTTCAGAATCATCGGTGACCTCACCAAGCCTCTTATTAACAGCCTCAAACCGATCAATAAGCGCTTTCTGTTCTCCAAGTCCCTCTAAAATATTTTCCTCTACCGTCTTCGAAGGATCGAGTTCAGGTTCTTGGGCCAAAAGTCCCCTGGTTATACCCTCTGCCGCCCAAGCCTCCCCGACAAATTCTGTGTCGGTACCCGCCATTATTCTCAGAAGGGTTGACTTCCCGGCCCCGTTATAACCTAGAACCCCTATTTTTGCCCCCGGAATGAATGAAAGCGTAATATCCTTTAAGACTTCCCTGTTACCAGGAAAGGTCTTGCTCATTTGTTTCATCACATAGACGTATTGATAAGAATTCATATTCGTTAAGCACCTCAATGGTCTGCGGTTATGGTGTCTTAAACAAAGCACATTCTTGTTTCAACTGCGCTTTGGATAAATATCCCTCAGTATTTTAAAGGGTAAATATATTCGCCCGTCTTTGATAAGCTATAAGAATGACTTTACGGCGTTCGTTTTAGTGAATCCTCTCAAAAAGCCCCACTTTTCTAACAAATTAGATGACTGTGAATCTCATGAACTCACACCGCCGCCATTTTTTTATGAGGAAGACAAGTATATTAGGATATAAAGTAGGTGGGCATTTTTCTGGCGATAACATAAGAATCTCGTAATAATAACGCGGTAGGTTTTTGTCCTAATTGACACCTTGTTATGGATCTCAGTATCTGTACCTTTTACCTTTGAAGCAGGGACTACTGAATGGTCTTTCATACTCGTACTCTTTCTGATTATCTTGGGCTTGAAATACTTGAAGCCGATCTCTCAAATATTGACGAACCAAGTTTTGAATCGATTAGAGCGTTGTGGCAACGGCATCCACTCCTATTACTTCGACGCCAAACTCCTACAGATGAGGAATTTCTTGGATTTTGTCGACGATTCGGTGAAATTGACGTAGTGATAGGTGGAAGCCGGCCAAGCACCCGAAATCCTGAGCTTCTTTATATTTCTAATCTCTTGTCAAGCGATGGCAGACCACTTGGAGGCCTTGGCAATAACGAACTGGTCTGGCATACCGATCAGATTTACAGAGAAAAACCAGCCAGTGGATCGATATTTTATGGCGTTGAAATGCCGCCCGGAACAGGGAAAACGTCTTTTTGCAATACTGCCGCAGCTTATGATGCGCTCCCACATCGACTAAAGAATCGCGTCGATCATTTAAAATCAATCTGCAGGTATGGCACTAAAAAACCGCTCTCAACTTTAATGAGAGGCCAGATTGATAAAACCTGGCGGCGTAGTGTGAAATCTCAAGAGGAACTGAAAGTCATTGAGAAGCGAACACCACCAGTAAGCCACCAAATGGTCCTTGAAAGCAAGATAACCGGACAGAAATCTCTATACTTTTCTCCAAATCACACGGAGTCAATCGAGGGGCTGGACAAGGATCAGGGCCAAGAGCTTATAGATGAGTTGATTGAAAATACGATTAGAGATGACTTCATCTATGTTCATGATTGGCGGAATGGTGATATTATCTTGTGGGATAATGCCCGGCTCCTACACCGCCGCGATGGCTTCGATAACACACTACCACGGTTCGCTAAAAGGGCATCAGTATTCATGGATCCAAATTACTTCGCAGTCCCTTAACAAAAGTTAGGACACGACGAACTGACATTTAAACCAAGAAAGTTTTTCATGACTGTAAATATTCAAGTTCTTCTTAAATCACGCCCCACTGGGCAACCATCAACAGATAATTTTGAGATAAAAGAAATTAAAATTCCAGATATTCAAAACGGTCAGATACTAACGCGTACTATATATCTCTCACTTGATCCTTACATGAGAGGAAGGATGAGCGACGCCAAATCTTATGCTGAGCCAGTACCGCTAGGCAGTGTTATGATTGGTGGTGCTGTCGGTATTGTAGAAAAGTCAAAAAATGACAGATTTGACGAGGGGGACATCGTTGTAACTCATACAGGCTGGCAATCTTATGCAATTTGCGATGGGCGCGGGGTAAGGAAACTTAATCCATCATCTGCTCCCATTTCAACAGCACTTGGAGTGCTTGGTATGCCGGGAATGACTTCATATGTGGGGCTTAAGCATATTGGGGTGCCCGTGGAGGGTGAAACATTGGTAGTGGCCGCAGCAACGGGGCCGGTTGGGGCCACAGTGGGCCAAATCGCAAAAATAAACGGATGCAGGACTGTCGGCATTGCTGGTGGAGCTGAAAAATGTGCCTATGCCGAGAGTGAATTTGGTTTTGATATTTGTATCAACCATAAATCCAATAATTTTACAGATGAACTTGCTGCAGCCTGTCCAAATGGAATTGATATTTACTGGGAAAATGTAGCCGGTCCGGTTCTCGAGGCAGTAATACCACACCTCAATTTCTTTTCACGTATGCCTGTCTGTGGCCTCATATCTCAATATTCAATGACTGACCCGCCCAACGGGAAGGACTATTTACCACTTTTAATGCGCTGTATACTAACAAATCGAACCAAAGTACAAGGGTTCATAGTCACTGATTACAATACTGATTTTAAGGAATTCATTTCAACGATGACTGACTGGGTCGAAAGTAAACGTATTGTTTTCAAAGAACACCGTGTCATAGGCCTCGAGAGTGCACCTGAAGGCCTATTAGAATTGCTAGAGGGAAATAACTTTGGGAAGACAATAGTTGAGGTATCTGAAGATCCTACTGTTTAATCTACTTAACAGATGTCACGTCGCGTAAACGACCCTAAATCTAACGTTAGATGTCAGCCAAGATAGCATCTGGATGTCCAGAGGCATCCTCTACCTCAAAGATTTTGCTTACAACCCCGTCAGTGTCTACTAGAATAGATATTCGGGTAGCCTTCTCCTGATCCGGACTGGATGCGGCACCGTATGTGATTGCTACCGATCTATCAGCATCCGAAAGAAGCACTCCCGAGTACCCGGTTTCGGCACTCCACTTTTTTAAATCTTCCGGCGTACTAAAGGTTACCCCTAACAACTCAGTATTTTTGAGTGCATATTCTTGGATTCGATCACGGAACCCCTGAATTTGCTTGGTTCATCCGCCGCCAAAAGCCCGTGGAAAAAACCATATCAATACTTTTTTTCCCGCATAATCTGAGAGGCAAACTTGCTCACCGTTTTGGTTGGGCAATGAGAATGGCGGTGCTGGGGTTCCTACTTCTAATAGTGGCATATCTTTCTCTTTCTACTGTCTAACAAATATGAGATGGATAAACTTCGTTACAAGATATACTAACTACATTAAGCCATTATGATTGATCACACTTCTCATCTTCAATTATAGAACTGCAGCTAGGTTAAATCCTGTAATACTTCATCCGGGTGTTCCGCAGGCTTCACAGGTGAATAGACTTTTACCACACGACCATCGGATCCGATTAATACGGATATACGTCCCGCCTTGTCTGCCCCCGCTTCAGCTGCTCCGTAACGACTGGAGACCGCACCACCTTCATCACTTAAGAGGTCAAAGGGAAAACTGAATTTATCCCTAAACGCCTTGTTATCGTCAGTGCTATCGAGACTAATGCCAAAAATCTCACAGTCCTTTGCTTTGAAAAGTTGGATTCGATCACGGAACCCTTTACCTTCAATCGTTCAGCCCGGAGTATCAGCTTTCGGATACCACCACAGTAAAATATTTTTCCCCTCATAATCTGCTAATCTTATACTATGCCCATCTTGATTGGGTAAAACAAATTGAGGCGCCATAGATCCCATATCTAATAATACCATAAAAAATGTTCCTCTGTGATTATGATAGGCTCGGTTGGAGTTTAACCGTGAACCAGACAGTTGAAAAGTAATTTTGCTTCAATCAGGGCAAAAGCCAATTTTAGCTCCAGAAAATCATAGCTTGGTAAAAAATGTATTACACACCAAATCGAGGTTTACATGTCAGATACATCACATAATACAAATCCTTAAACTGAACCCGTTCTGTGACACGGAGACAAAGCGCTTCTTACCTTTTCGAATAATCTTTAAACTGTAGGTTGCGTAATTCAATTATACACTACTTGGCCTGTCGTATGTTTCAAATACATATGTAATTACTTATCAAGGAGGCTAGAAATGCAACATAAAATAGAAATTTTGACTGTTAACAACAGCCAAATGGAGTTGTTTACATTTTTGCCCGAGGGTGAGGGCCCGCATCCTGGCCTTGTTGTCGCGATGCACCTGCCGGTCGGTCATACTGGTATAGAAAATGACAAATTCACACTGGACGCGTGCAAACGTTATTGTGACGCAGGTTATGCAATTGCGTGCCCGTTTATTTTTCATTATTGGCCAAAAGAAGCTGAAATGCAGATAAAAAGAGATGAGTTTCGGGATGATCGTGTCATAGATGACTGTCAAGCAGCATTTGATTGGCTTACCGAGGATGAAAGTGTGGATGCACAGCGTATAGGAATAGTCGGCCATTGTTGGGGTGGCAGAGTTGCATGGGTGAGTGCGGTAAATAATCCGAAATATAGAGCCTGCGCAATCTTCTATGGCGGACGCATTAAATTGCCGATGGGAGAAAATGCCCATCGACCAATTGAGCTTGCAAATCAGATGCCTTGCCCCGTTTTGGGGTTGTTTGGTAACGAAGATGAAGGGCCCTCGCCAAAAGATGTTGACGATTATGCAGCTGCTCTGAGTGCGGCGGGTATTGAACATCAATTTCACAGATACGATGGCGCAGGGCATGGTTTTCAGGATGAGTATGCTAAAGATCGTTATAATAAAGAAGCAAGTGAGGATGCTTGGGGCAAGGCACTAGCCTTTTTCAACTCCAAACTTAAGTGAGTACGCGAGCTAAAGATTGCCGGTTTTATTCATACAATTATTCGCTTGGATGCGTACATAGCTCTGGGCATGCGAGGCAAAATGGAAGAAATAGAAAAATACCTTGAGTTTTATTGGGCTTTCCTATTTGTTTTTTCCGCGGGCTGTGCATTTGGGTACGTAATCGCAAATAACATACGTGTCACAGAAATTGCACTTGATCTGTGGCAAGATGGCGCGAGAGATTGCGTGCCTTTTTTGACGCCACCATGGAACGGCCCATTGAAATTTTTCTGTATTCTTTTGGCTTTTTGGATTACTTACGCAGAGGCCCAAAGCGTGGGGTCTGAGAGCTGGTTGTATGGAGTTACATCCTTTTTGATTGGTTTCGCCACTATATACGGTTGGGTCGGAGATAGTGCAAAAACTGATAGATGGCTACCGGGAATGCATTCAAGACTTGTGCTACGTTACGGACAATTAAAGACAATGGGCCAACCACAAAAAGCAGATGCGTTAAAAACACTCGAGACGAAATTTGTCGCACGATATCCTCAATACCGAAGGCGTGCTCTGAGTAAAAACACTTCTGGACCTTTTAGAGAATAGTTTTTCTCATCTCTTTAC
The DNA window shown above is from Pseudomonadota bacterium and carries:
- a CDS encoding VacJ family lipoprotein encodes the protein MAKNKKSIRLGIVRLTVVLVAALTLSSCAGKPGDGTNDPFETVNREIFDINMSLDKAILRPVTQAYVDVVPDPIRDMVNNLLFHLKEPVTLASDILQGEWDRAGQTTARIVGNTAIGFGMWDVMGSSDAKGHKEDLGQTLAVWGVPEGPYLVLPILGPSNIRDGVAELAQSLYDPVDFVTDTYLDYNTNFYVSGSRTTFTAIDKRAQVLGKLAELEKTSLDFYATIRSLYRQKRADEIRNGESGDAVPIPEITLELDEPMPNEPIAQTSKK
- a CDS encoding ABC transporter substrate-binding protein — its product is MKRIIYLSVTLFLAQAISANCFAASPKLLPTPSEPGAFIEHLGQRAIKLLGDKTATEQQQKSGFRALLREGFATRAIGFFVIGKYRRSSNQSDIDEFVATFENYIVELYSSQFRNYSGQTFRVARVQATSRPSDFIVTTNILRANGDLIFKVAFQVRQRRGKPNKIVDVKIKGVSMILAQRDEFTAFISRNDGKLRALVEVLKERIGSLKIKRQKTDKSSAEPTNGRPPPEGDGDF
- the ettA gene encoding energy-dependent translational throttle protein EttA, with translation MNSYQYVYVMKQMSKTFPGNREVLKDITLSFIPGAKIGVLGYNGAGKSTLLRIMAGTDTEFVGEAWAAEGITRGLLAQEPELDPSKTVEENILEGLGEQKALIDRFEAVNKRLGEVTDDSEMNTLIEEQAELQEKIDVADAWDLDRKIEIAMDALRCPTGGIDVTTLSGGERRRVALCRLLLQKPDLLLLDEPTNHLDAESVAWLERHLREYEGTVIMVTHDRYFLDNVTGWILEIDRGRGFPYEGNYSAWIEQKQKRLEQEERSEASRARTISREREWINASPRARQAKSQARITAYEKLLAESEEREVGSAQIIIPSGPRLGDFVIEANDLCKGFGEHLLMEKLHFRLPAGGVMGVIGSNGAGKSTLVRMITGEEKPDSGDIRLGETVELGYVDQSRDSLDNDKNVWEEIAQGEAEIDLGKKKMQSRAYVGAFNFKGQDQQKKVGQLSGGERNRVHLAKMLRSGANFLLLDEPTNDLDVDTLRALEEAIQNYAGSALVISHDRWFLDRISTHILAFEGNSQVTWFEGNYQDYEADRRKRLGADADQPHRIKYRPLTR
- a CDS encoding TauD/TfdA family dioxygenase; amino-acid sequence: MVFHTRTLSDYLGLEILEADLSNIDEPSFESIRALWQRHPLLLLRRQTPTDEEFLGFCRRFGEIDVVIGGSRPSTRNPELLYISNLLSSDGRPLGGLGNNELVWHTDQIYREKPASGSIFYGVEMPPGTGKTSFCNTAAAYDALPHRLKNRVDHLKSICRYGTKKPLSTLMRGQIDKTWRRSVKSQEELKVIEKRTPPVSHQMVLESKITGQKSLYFSPNHTESIEGLDKDQGQELIDELIENTIRDDFIYVHDWRNGDIILWDNARLLHRRDGFDNTLPRFAKRASVFMDPNYFAVP
- a CDS encoding NADP-dependent oxidoreductase — protein: MTVNIQVLLKSRPTGQPSTDNFEIKEIKIPDIQNGQILTRTIYLSLDPYMRGRMSDAKSYAEPVPLGSVMIGGAVGIVEKSKNDRFDEGDIVVTHTGWQSYAICDGRGVRKLNPSSAPISTALGVLGMPGMTSYVGLKHIGVPVEGETLVVAAATGPVGATVGQIAKINGCRTVGIAGGAEKCAYAESEFGFDICINHKSNNFTDELAAACPNGIDIYWENVAGPVLEAVIPHLNFFSRMPVCGLISQYSMTDPPNGKDYLPLLMRCILTNRTKVQGFIVTDYNTDFKEFISTMTDWVESKRIVFKEHRVIGLESAPEGLLELLEGNNFGKTIVEVSEDPTV
- a CDS encoding peroxiredoxin, translated to MPLLEVGTPAPPFSLPNQNGEQVCLSDYAGKKVLIWFFPRAFGGGUTKQIQGFRDRIQEYALKNTELLGVTFSTPEDLKKWSAETGYSGVLLSDADRSVAITYGAASSPDQEKATRISILVDTDGVVSKIFEVEDASGHPDAILADI
- a CDS encoding peroxiredoxin yields the protein MVLLDMGSMAPQFVLPNQDGHSIRLADYEGKNILLWWYPKADTPGUTIEGKGFRDRIQLFKAKDCEIFGISLDSTDDNKAFRDKFSFPFDLLSDEGGAVSSRYGAAEAGADKAGRISVLIGSDGRVVKVYSPVKPAEHPDEVLQDLT
- a CDS encoding dienelactone hydrolase family protein, giving the protein MQHKIEILTVNNSQMELFTFLPEGEGPHPGLVVAMHLPVGHTGIENDKFTLDACKRYCDAGYAIACPFIFHYWPKEAEMQIKRDEFRDDRVIDDCQAAFDWLTEDESVDAQRIGIVGHCWGGRVAWVSAVNNPKYRACAIFYGGRIKLPMGENAHRPIELANQMPCPVLGLFGNEDEGPSPKDVDDYAAALSAAGIEHQFHRYDGAGHGFQDEYAKDRYNKEASEDAWGKALAFFNSKLK